Proteins encoded by one window of Sorex araneus isolate mSorAra2 chromosome 3, mSorAra2.pri, whole genome shotgun sequence:
- the IVL gene encoding involucrin, translated as MDQQQTLPVTLPSALSQEPLELVCLPTDTQHEQEKQPTPLPAPCQTVLSEAPREVAVQHGEKHIALETEVPEQACELLQGDLQNREEHSGLQQQQESQQQEGCLEQPQQQESQQQEGCLEQPQQQESQRQEGCLEQPQQQESQRQEGCLEQPQQQESQRQEGCLEQPQEQESQRQEGYLEQPQQQESQQQEGCLEQPQQQESQRQEGCLEQPQQQESQRQEGCLEQPQQQESQQLEGCLEQPQEQESQQREGCLEQLQEQESQQREGCLEEQQLQLQESPEQEQSLEQQHLLQQKASQELEPQHQALTEQETQHPKHEQHKQHQEAGSLEQQLEQKEEQKEAQLKEKLEEKKILEQQIDNELTTKDEHLEKREQLEQLKEQEKQLVTVEQQDEQLEQHESSQVLDPSPDPQTVQTPGRDLLAPAEQQQQKLEMEWPPKHV; from the coding sequence ATGGATCAGCAACAGACTCTTCCAGtgactctgccctctgccctcagccAAGAGCCCCTGGAGCTTGTTTGCCTTCCTACTGATACCCAACACGAACAAGAGAAACAGCCGACTCCACTGCCTGCCCCATGCCAGACAGTGCTCTCTGAGGCCCCCCGGGAAGTCGCTGTTCAGCATGGGGAAAAGCACATAGCTCTGGAGACAGAGGTGCCTGAGCAGGCGTGTGAGCTACTGCAAGGCGACCTGCAGAATCGGGAAGAGCATTCAGGGCTGCAGCAGCAGCAAGAGTCACAGCAGCAGGAAGGGTGCCTAGAACAGCCACAGCAGCAAGAGTCACAGCAGCAGGAAGGGTGCCTGGAACAGCCACAGCAGCAAGAGTCACAGCGGCAGGAAGGGTGCCTGGAACAGCCACAGCAGCAAGAGTCACAGCGGCAGGAAGGGTGCCTGGAACAGCCACAGCAGCAAgagtcacagaggcaggaagggtgCCTGGAACAGCCGCAGGAACAAGAGTCACAGCGGCAGGAAGGGTACCTGGAACAGCCACAGCAGCAAGAGTCACAGCAGCAGGAAGGGTGCCTGGAACAGCCACAGCAGCAAGAGTCACAGCGGCAGGAAGGGTGCCTGGAACAGCCACAGCAGCAAGAGTCACAGCGGCAGGAAGGGTGCCTGGAACAGCCACAGCAGCAAGAGTCACAGCAGCTGGAAGGGTGCCTGGAACAGCCACAGGAACAAGAGTCACAGCAGCGGGAAGGGTGCCTGGAACAGCTGCAGGAACAAGAGTCACAGCAGCGGGAAGGGTGCCTGGAAGAGCAGCAACTGCAACTGCAAGAGTCACCGGAGCAGGAACAGAGCCTAGAACAGCAGCATCTGCTGCAGCAAAAAGCATCACAGGAGCTGGAACCACAGCACCAGGCACTAACGGAGCAGGAAACACAGCATCCCAAACACGAGCAGCACAAGCAGCATCAGGAGGCAGGAAGCTTGGAGCAGCAGCTGGAACAGAAAGAAGAACAAAAGGAAGCGCAGCTAAAGGAGAAGTTGGAAGAGAAGAAGATTCTGGAACAGCAAATAGATAATGAATTAACAACGAAAGATGAGCACCTAGAAAAGAGAGAGCAGCTGGAGCAGCTAAAGGAGCAAGAGAAGCAGCTGGTGACAGTCGAGCAGCAGGACGAGCAACTGGAGCAGCATGAATCCTCCCAAGTTCTGGACCCATCCCCAGACCCCCAGACAGTGCAAACACCTGGAAGAGACCTCTTGGCACCtgcagagcagcagcagcagaagctaGAGAtggagtggccccccaaacacgTGTGA